In Trichocoleus sp., the DNA window GCGAAGCCGCAAAAAAATCAGAAATGCCTGGATGTGGGTTGTGGTGTCAGTTTTTTGATTTATCCTTGGCGCGATTGGGATGCACAGTTCTATGGGCAAGATGTTAGCAGCGAGGCAAAGGAAATTCTGACGACTAGAGGTCCGCAGTTAAACTCCAAATTATTCAAAGGCGTGCAACTTGGCGCTGCTCACGACCTGAAATATGACCCAGCCCAGTTTGATCTGGTTATCGCCACCGGATTTAGCTGCTACTATCCATTAGACTATTGGCGGCTGGTGCTGGCTGAAGCGAAGCGCGTCCTCAAGCCGAACGGGTTCTTTCTGTTTGACTTGTTAATTCCCAATGCCCCGATCGCCGAAAACTGGGCAATTCTGGAAACCTACCTGGGCGCAGAAGTCTTTTTAGAGCCGTTGCAAGCCTGGCAAAAAACGATCGAATCCGCCGGAGCAAAGGTTGTCAAGACGCTGCCTGGAGAACTCTTTCAACTCTACAAAGTGCGATTTGTATAATGTCAGATCCCCTCTGGGTTAAGCGTTCTCTAGTCTTGCCAGCGGATCTTGCCCATGCCTGCTGCTCCTGTGCCTAGCTCTACTCCCGGAAACGTGATGATGGGGCGATCGAGTGTGGGGACATCAACCAAAAACTTTCCGCTGAGCAGCAATTCTGTTGTGGGATTCAGTTGACCTGTTGTAAGTACCCCAACGGTTGCTTGAAACTTGCGAATGGCTGTTTCTAAATCGGAGTCAGAAATATGGGTCGAATGCCCCAAAAATCCAAGTCGATGTAGATAGTCGGCAACCTGGGTCGAAGGCAGCATCAGATCGGTGGGACGCAGCACGGCAACATATTGTTTGCGCCAGATGCGATCGAATTCAGCTTTGGGTAGGCGAAAAATTCTGCCACTGTCTGGGTCTGCGATCGTGGCGGTCTGGTTGTCCATTGCCAGCAGTCCAACTGCATGAGCGGCTTTGCTGCCGTCTCGCAAATCAAGCCAGGTTGCCAGAACACCCGGTCGGTTAATTTGCTGCATTTGTGCCCAGGTCGGTGAAAGCTCGACACCTGCCAGCCCCATTTTTTGCAGTGCTGTCACCAGTTGCGGCATTGAGGTTCCCAGACGGCTTGTTCCTGCCAGTTGCGCCACACTCGATTCTGTTGCATTAACGCCCCAAAGTCGCAAAACGGTTGCTAATGCAGAAGGGGCACAACTGCTGTCAGAAGTCTGCCGGAAAACGCCATTGGGCAGTAACTTATCCTCTAACGAAGCCGCGATCGGCGCGAGAAAATATCCCTCTGCCCGGTGGAATGCAGCAAAGCCTAGAAGTCCGAGCAGAACGATCGCTACAACCTGGATACGGGCTGTTCGCCAACTGACTACCAGCGCCAAGCCGCAAAATCCCATCAACATAATCTGCATTGTTGTCCAGGTGATTCGCATCCCATAGACCCGCCATTCCAGCGGTAGCCCTCGTAGCTGCGATAGAGACGCTACCAGCACCAGCATTGCTAGATATAGCCCCAAAAATGCCAGCGAAGCCCAATCTTTTCCTTTAAATAGGTCATTTGCGGTCGCGCCGCGCCGTACCAGCAATCGCCCGACTCGCATTCCCCCCAAAAATGCCAACCCGCCTAAAAAAATCGTTACGATCAATTCAGCTAACATGAGGCGATCGAGTTGTCTCCCTGCTGATTTTGCTCAGTTTTTTGTGGCACTCTTCTTACTGTGATAGCAGCTGCTGCAAATGATTTAGAAAATCGATCGAATTAAACTCTATAAAAACTTTGAATTATTAGATAAACAACCTTCTTTCCCCACCCTCTGTCTCTTATCCCCGGCTCACTGCCCTAGCTTTCCCCAAAAGGCTTGAAATGTGCCAATCCTAGATTCGTCCTGCCGGAAAGAGAGGCGCAAGCTGGGCTAAGGTAAAAGAGTGCTACAGTACTGGACTTCGCCACCATGACCCTCGATCTCCTGTTTAACGGTGCAAACTTATTTGTGCTGCCGTTCTGGTTCTTGATGATTGTGCTGCCGAACTGGGGCATAACTCGCAAAATTATGGAGTCTTTTCTGCCATTTGTGGCACTTGCGGGCGTCTATATTTATCTGTTTGCGAATAGTCTTGATCCAGAAACAGCACAGTCTTTTGCGAACCCGCAACTTTCCGATTTAGCCCATTTGTTTGCCGATGAGCGAGTGACGGCAACAGGATGGATTCACTTTTTGGTTATGGATTTGTTTGTCGGTCGCTGGATTTATTGGGAAGGTCAACGTACAGGCGTTTGGACGATTCACTCCCTTGTTTTTTGTTTGTTTGCGGGGCCGATCGGCTTGCTATCTCATATCGTGACTCAGTGGACTACACAGCGGTTTTTTCCGCGTGATGCTGAAGGCAAAACAGTCGATCGTTCTGCCAACACAACGCCAACCTGACCGCCTGAGCGAATGCTCGGCAACGAGTTGAAATGCCTGATTTAACCCAGAAGACTCCTCTCACCTCTCAGCGTTATTTCCGGAGAACAGGGGATGACCCTGCCTGGCTCTGGTGGTTTGTGATGGGTGGATCGATCGCCCTTCACCTACTTTTGTTGAAGATTGCCTTACCGATTGCCAGTGGTTCCTCTCCTCGCCCTCAAGCAGCGCAGTCAATTCCCGTTGATTTGATTGAACTTGCTCCGGCTCCCAGCAAACCTGCTTCTACCAAACCTGCTGCTAATCCTGCATCATTCAAAGCGCCTGCTGCTACCACAGAAACGGCTCAACGCGCTGGACAATCTGCACCGTCACCTGTTCGTTCTCAACCGCAAGCCGCACCTCTGTCTGAGTCTGATATTGCTCTTGCGCCCAGCCCTTCTGCAATTCGACCCACACCGATCGCGCCTGCTCCTGCTGCTGAAACCGTGACTCCACCTGCCCCAACCGCAAGCCCTGCCGCTCGATCGCTCAATCCTGCTCCAGCCACTACGCCTGAACAGCCTCTTCCCCTACCCTCTGTTGCTGCTGCTCCAGTTGCCCTTCCCTCCCCAACAGTGCCTGAACAGCCTCTTCCCCTGCCCTCTGTGACTGCTGCCCCGGTTGCCCTGCCTACACCTACACCCAGCGCAACACCCACCAGTCCTCCTTTCACCACCTTGACGATCGATACCCCTGTTCCTGATGTTTCTGGAACGCTGGCTATACCATCAACTGCTGCTAATCCTGCTGATCTGGCTCAAGTCGAAGCTTCCCGTCTGGCGGTTCCTGCGCTGCTGACTGCCCAAATTACAGCAACGCCCATGCCTGCCGAGCAACCAGAAACCATGCCAGATACGATCGCCCGCCCCAAAGACGAGTCGCAAACCTTCTCCGCCGACCCCACCACATCGCTTTGCCGCATTACTCCTGAAGCTGCCCGCTATCTTGGCTCAACTGTTGCAGTGCAAGTTGTGACGAATGAAACCGGACAAGTGACTGAGGCGATCGTCCGTCAATCGAGCCAAAATTCTGCCTACGATGAGTTAGCGACCTGTATGGTGAAGCAATGGCAGTTTGAGCCTGCAACAAAGCAAGGGCAGCCTGTTCAAAGTGATGCTTTGATTGTGGCAATTCGGATTAGCTGATGGATTGCTTCTCCCACAGCGCTTTGTTTGAAAAAGTCATGATGGCAAGCCATAGTGCGATCGCAAATAGCCCTGCGCCCAAGAGAAACGGCACTTCGGGTAAGTGGAAAGGCGCTTGCGCTGAGACAAAATAACCGAATAGACCAGTGGCAACAAAAGGACCGATAATGCTGGTGAAGGCAGTCTGGCTGGCAATGGCTCCCTGTAGTGCTCCCTGTTCTCTGGCATTAACCTGCATGGAGAGAATGCCCTGTGCTGTGGGTTTCACCACGAAATCAAACCCGTTGAGCAAAATGACGCCGTACATCAGCCATCCCTGATCCACGACTGCATACAGCAAGTAGCCGATCAGGCAGAGGACTAGCCCAATCACGATCGTTCTTCGTTCGCCAAAGCGACTAATAATGTGACGCATCACGCCGCCCTGAACGATGGCAGTCACCAAACCCAGCAGTGCCAAAGACAAGCCTACTTCGATCGTTGTCCATTGAAACTTATAGGACGTAAACAAGACCCAGGTGCTAATTAGGCACTGTAGCGCCAAGTCATTACAGAAAATCACCATTGCTAAGCCGAGAACTGCTGCATTCTTGCGGAGAAACAACAGTGAGCCGATCGGGTTTGCCCGCACCCAGGAAAACGATTGGCGATGCTCTGGCCTGTGAGATTCAGGCACAAACAGTAAGCCATAGAGCAGGTTTAGAAAGCTGAGAATGGCTGCAATCAGAAACGGCACGCGCAATCCGATACTGCCGAGCAGACCCCCCAACGCTGGCCCCAATACCCAGCCGATACCAATGGTTGCTCCCAATAAGCCAAAATTCTTCGATCGCTCCTCTGGACCGCTGATATCAGCAATATAGGCACCGGTAACGGCAACACTGGCTCCGGTTAAGCCATTCATCATCTGTGCTGCAAAGATCCAGGGCAGGCTCGGCGCAAGCGTTAAAGCGATATAGCTTAATCCTGTGCCCAATAACGACAGCAGCAAAAGCGGTTTCCGCCCAAAGCGATCGGACAATCCACCTTGAATGGGAGAGAACAAGAATAGCATCAGGGCGTAGAGCGTCATCACTGCCCCAAAGTAGACTGAAGTGGTGGAGATGTTGTCTACATATTGACCAATCAGCGTAGGTAAAACTGGGTTGCTCAACCCAACACCCATCACATCAATAAACAGAGTAAGCAGAACGAAGATGAGTCCGGGTGCTCGGCGTGATTTCATTAGGGGCAGGAGCAGGGAATAGAGGGACAGGGCAAAAGATACCTCTGTTACTGTGCGGGTAAAAGGGGAGGAGCGACAAGTTTCTGGGGATAGAGGTAAGTCTTGGTAATTTAGGAGCACTAGAACAGGGTAAGGCTGGCGCTGAGGGAGACTCCTATAATGCTGCTGTTGAAGTTAATGTTTGAGTCAGACGATCGCCCAAAGCTGAAGCCACCATACAGGCTCACCTGGCTGTTGCGCGAAAGACTGTAGCTGAGTTGGGCAAGTAGCTGATGATAGCTGTCTTCTCGCTCTTGCTGCGTAAAGTCGGTGAGAATGAACTGGTAGTCTAAACCGACATCTAGGTTGGGCTGAATTTCATAGTTCAAGTAAGTCCCTACCGTGTTCGATAGACGGCTGCGATCGGCAGGATCAGTGAAACTGAGGCGAAACTGGTAGAAGCTATCCAGGGTGAGACGAGAAGCCAATCGATCGCGGCGCGACACCGACAGCCGCAAGGAATGATCATTGAGAAACCTTGCCCCGTTCACTTCAAAAAATTGCTGATTGCTCCAGCTAATCTCACCAAAGGTGCGGGGAAACAGCCCTTGACGAATGCCAAGCCGAAATTGCACATTGTTGTAATCCAGGTCTGAAAGATTTTGATAACGAGCCAGATCGCCGCCGATCGAAGCAACGAGCTGAGTTTGCGGTCCCAGGCTTGGCGCAGCCAGCAGCGATACACCTGCTGTTAGCAATTGATCATCAACCGGATCAAAATCGTTGAGCAGGATATTGTCGCTGCTGAAATAATCAACCCTGCCAAATAAAAAGACATAGGGTTCTCGTTTTGCGGCAACCTGTCTTTCCCGTAGTCGTAACCTGCCCAGTTCTGGATCGATCGCTGGGGAGTTTTGTGAGTCTTCTGATGCGGGAGCAGGCACACTTTCCGG includes these proteins:
- a CDS encoding class I SAM-dependent methyltransferase translates to MAKGKGKAEGDRLREVLSNQPENWQSLLDPVTQRFNREYRRESFELPPEVEAMPIFREWAAGHLTSQLTSPFWELAKPQKNQKCLDVGCGVSFLIYPWRDWDAQFYGQDVSSEAKEILTTRGPQLNSKLFKGVQLGAAHDLKYDPAQFDLVIATGFSCYYPLDYWRLVLAEAKRVLKPNGFFLFDLLIPNAPIAENWAILETYLGAEVFLEPLQAWQKTIESAGAKVVKTLPGELFQLYKVRFV
- a CDS encoding cysteine peptidase family C39 domain-containing protein, whose amino-acid sequence is MLAELIVTIFLGGLAFLGGMRVGRLLVRRGATANDLFKGKDWASLAFLGLYLAMLVLVASLSQLRGLPLEWRVYGMRITWTTMQIMLMGFCGLALVVSWRTARIQVVAIVLLGLLGFAAFHRAEGYFLAPIAASLEDKLLPNGVFRQTSDSSCAPSALATVLRLWGVNATESSVAQLAGTSRLGTSMPQLVTALQKMGLAGVELSPTWAQMQQINRPGVLATWLDLRDGSKAAHAVGLLAMDNQTATIADPDSGRIFRLPKAEFDRIWRKQYVAVLRPTDLMLPSTQVADYLHRLGFLGHSTHISDSDLETAIRKFQATVGVLTTGQLNPTTELLLSGKFLVDVPTLDRPIITFPGVELGTGAAGMGKIRWQD
- a CDS encoding ABA4-like family protein gives rise to the protein MTLDLLFNGANLFVLPFWFLMIVLPNWGITRKIMESFLPFVALAGVYIYLFANSLDPETAQSFANPQLSDLAHLFADERVTATGWIHFLVMDLFVGRWIYWEGQRTGVWTIHSLVFCLFAGPIGLLSHIVTQWTTQRFFPRDAEGKTVDRSANTTPT
- a CDS encoding TonB family protein is translated as MPDLTQKTPLTSQRYFRRTGDDPAWLWWFVMGGSIALHLLLLKIALPIASGSSPRPQAAQSIPVDLIELAPAPSKPASTKPAANPASFKAPAATTETAQRAGQSAPSPVRSQPQAAPLSESDIALAPSPSAIRPTPIAPAPAAETVTPPAPTASPAARSLNPAPATTPEQPLPLPSVAAAPVALPSPTVPEQPLPLPSVTAAPVALPTPTPSATPTSPPFTTLTIDTPVPDVSGTLAIPSTAANPADLAQVEASRLAVPALLTAQITATPMPAEQPETMPDTIARPKDESQTFSADPTTSLCRITPEAARYLGSTVAVQVVTNETGQVTEAIVRQSSQNSAYDELATCMVKQWQFEPATKQGQPVQSDALIVAIRIS
- a CDS encoding TCR/Tet family MFS transporter — translated: MKSRRAPGLIFVLLTLFIDVMGVGLSNPVLPTLIGQYVDNISTTSVYFGAVMTLYALMLFLFSPIQGGLSDRFGRKPLLLLSLLGTGLSYIALTLAPSLPWIFAAQMMNGLTGASVAVTGAYIADISGPEERSKNFGLLGATIGIGWVLGPALGGLLGSIGLRVPFLIAAILSFLNLLYGLLFVPESHRPEHRQSFSWVRANPIGSLLFLRKNAAVLGLAMVIFCNDLALQCLISTWVLFTSYKFQWTTIEVGLSLALLGLVTAIVQGGVMRHIISRFGERRTIVIGLVLCLIGYLLYAVVDQGWLMYGVILLNGFDFVVKPTAQGILSMQVNAREQGALQGAIASQTAFTSIIGPFVATGLFGYFVSAQAPFHLPEVPFLLGAGLFAIALWLAIMTFSNKALWEKQSIS
- a CDS encoding outer membrane beta-barrel protein, whose protein sequence is MNLKTGLLSYSVIWIGVLFSSAGYANAEASFVLPVASTPNAPQSPSPDRSSPLTENDQARSVAPISNIAPAEFLPPQLASFGSGNLATMPDFAAVRFNVSQSVSYPPTDPLTNKPKPSRPQQQTEASIEQPVPAPIPDEIPVIPATEPESVPAPASEDSQNSPAIDPELGRLRLRERQVAAKREPYVFLFGRVDYFSSDNILLNDFDPVDDQLLTAGVSLLAAPSLGPQTQLVASIGGDLARYQNLSDLDYNNVQFRLGIRQGLFPRTFGEISWSNQQFFEVNGARFLNDHSLRLSVSRRDRLASRLTLDSFYQFRLSFTDPADRSRLSNTVGTYLNYEIQPNLDVGLDYQFILTDFTQQEREDSYHQLLAQLSYSLSRNSQVSLYGGFSFGRSSDSNINFNSSIIGVSLSASLTLF